From Neospora caninum Liverpool complete genome, chromosome VIII, a single genomic window includes:
- a CDS encoding Protein KBP homolog, related yields the protein MADIGRSPPSGGKENQSDPRSSSASALPKVHDELGDDEQRRKAAESLRLLRALFFPSSPSVSSAPFPGSSVVLPAAGASAKGGDECQAPLTGREAPEQVRAAAAREENGENPPPPPFLELSHLMRETVSKYRSILRREEAGHPLDPDEEEAVEAALCAVQSASRQEGEEREAYKERRTRGRNETAELPAPFRPKYAGRRLLQKTAQDLYRAYRVQRERDTTARSADTSEPPVDAPESASTQSLLCLAHLYGLLGQNYINTEETQEGERRLRKSVEIIMRAAALSLPPAVSIFSRRSSVWAFLLFSPAALRVRAALALLDLAGLYTRWQRGRDARSCLSRAAPLLALAERDLEVQETGRETRPARAESSSAKEQDGRRTEERPERSAEREMEAGTQGTAKEETRQAAHLLRLVIHSLRFLQRCISAQVRLLPLEGEDGLENGESASPEEAAHETCGAMAELLEKRARVLERAREREQAERRHLAAREALATEEGRAAKDASLRKPGGGISDAPLHTAATSSPRDLFNSVFSSSGAHASPRSSVSLPGLVFTFFAFTPFVIDTKEIVRNLLSLATFYGFTSLSAPPRACEGRGLVSLFSAEYILETAECLVEAETKRVDEMRLLREARRQRAGAGQARGTSGAPESDKLEAYPGGSTGAEGEHPRDPSDSEEEEVDREGGEITARICRLDARALDELLAEVHRDKSLLYARRLRLSRDVLADPSGLLDPLVRRHEPGDRAAAAARGAPPSRREGETADATKFAQNASQTEESRFFADLIGKQTTQFPPVLEDAQDCLALLSLPEAFLAHKLLSERATMPEGADGGEIESSDTESAKRLEAPDGRMNESEGEKGRPAAACNASSILAQPRAPPPASGLSVGFPVSASCSSSSSLPASPPESCLASPGFFSLSLEAGAALLLGDQLAGGSRDRGCSGKQEEDGEVTLWRPARVDDDRLVRLTDDLYVRCAVRFAPVHCQVAKKMRKMNHEFLQSMDKLDNLHPALLPYTDFISKHLMALALCDDFAAPRCLFVMAQHEAQAALKTFVLDGWTTEHTRLIIHQAALYKELSFFENDVQRYTAMHSRRAKLLASLVMELNPQHYLDLVRQMHFELGETYKEIYDIKWTGQINKDAALLDDDVAEMDPEVVQREEVARMRKSAKLHGYAERSVAHFSAFTESFQKEYEWLRNFLAQREAELSDSFLLRQLSLCEQTLQLLPLRISKLAALGR from the exons aTGGCCGATATCGGGCGGTCACCGCCGTCGGGCGGGAAAGAGAATCAATCTGACCctcggtcttcttccgcttctgcgtTGCCCAAGGTGCACGACGAGCTGGGAGACGATGAGCAGCGCCGGAAGGCGGCAGAgtcccttcgtctcctgcgtgctctctttttcccctcctctccaaGTGTGTCTTCTGCCCCCTTTCCCGGCTCTTCCGTTGTGTTGCCTGCCGCAGGCGCGTCCgcgaaaggcggagacgaatGCCAGGCGCCTCTCACAGGGAGGGAAGCGCCGGAACAAGTTCGCGCGGCTGCAGCACGGGAGGAGAATGGAGAAAacccgccgcctccgccttttctcgagCTCTCCCACTTGATGAGGGAGACGGTTTCAAAGTACAGATCGATTCTCCGGCGCGAGGAAGCCGGGCACCCACTCGAccccgacgaagaagaagcggtcGAAGCCGCGCTCTGCGCTGTCCAGAGCGCCAGcagacaggaaggagaagaacgcgaagcatacaaagaaagacggacccgaggaagaaacgagacggcCGAGCTGCCGGCTCCTTTCAGGCCCAAGTACGCCGGCCGCCGACTCCTCCAGAAGACTGCGCAGGATCTGTACAGGGCGTATCGAgtccagcgagagagagacacgactGCACGAAGCGCTG ACACTTCGGAGCCGCCCGTGGACGCGCCTGAGAGCGCCTCGACGCAGTCgctgctctgtctcgcgcacCTGTACGGCCTTCTTGGCCAGAATTACATCAACacggaggaaacgcaggaggGCGAGCGGCGGTTGAGAAAGAGCGTGGAAATCATCATGAGAGCGGCTGCGCTCAGCCTGCCTCCGGCGGTCTCCATTTTCAGTCGGCGGTCTTCCGTGTGGgcctttctgctcttttcccctgcggctctgcgcgtccgcgccgccctcgcgctcctcgacCTCGCTGGGCTCTACACGCGGTggcagcgaggcagagacgcccggTCGTGTTTGTCGCGagcggcgcctctcctcgcacTGGCCGAGAGAGATCTGGAAGTACAGGAAACAGGGCGGGAGACACGTCCTGcgcgcgcagagagcagTTCGGCAAAAGAACAAGACGGCCGgcgaacagaagagaggcccGAGAGGAGtgctgagagagagatggaggcAGGCACGCAGGGCAccgcgaaggaggagacgcgccaggCGGCGCACCTCTTGCGCCTCGTAATTcactctctccgttttctccaaAGGTGCATTTCGGCACAAGTGCGGCTATTGCCgctcgagggcgaggacggacTCGAGAACGGGGAGTCTGCAAGTCCCGAAGAGGCTGCTCATGAAACCTGCGGAGCTATGGCGGAGTTGctcgagaagcgagcgagggTGTTGGAGAGAGCACGCGAGCGGGAGCAAGCCGAACGCCGGCACCTGGCCGCGCGGGAGGCCTTAGCAACCGAGGAAGGACGCGCAGCGAAGGACGCGTCTCTGCGGAAACCAGGTGGAGGCATCTCAGATGCGCCGCTCCATACCGCGGCTACCTCGTCTCCGCGAGATCTCTTCAACTCCGTATTCTCTTCGTCAGGAGcgcacgcgtctccgcgctcttccgtctcccttcctgGCCTCGTTttcaccttcttcgcctttaCGCCGTTCGTCATCGACACCAAAGAGATCGTCCGAAacctcctctcgctcgccacCTTCTACGGCTTCActtcgctctcggcgccCCCGCGGGCCTGCGAAGGGCGCGGgttggtgtctctcttctccgcagaGTACATCTTGGAGACTGCGGAGTGTCTGgtggaggcagagacgaagcgtgTGGACGAGatgcgtctcctgcgcgaggcgagaaggcagagagcgggagCTGGGCAAGCGCGAGGAACGAGCGGAGCGCCGGAAAGCGACAAGCTGGAGGCCTATCCAGGCGGCTCGACAGGAGCCGAGGGGGAGCATCCGAGAGACCCGAGCGActctgaggaagaagaggtggatcgcgagggcggcgaaaTCACAGCGCGCATCTGCCGCCTTGATGCGAGAGCTCTGGACGAACTTCTCGCGGAAGTGCACAGGGACAAGAGTCTCCTTTACGCccggcgcctgcggctctCCAGAGACGTTCTCGCCGACCCCTCAGGGCTCCTGGACCCTCTCGTTAGGAGACACGAGCCAGGGGAccgcgcggctgcggccgccCGGGGAGCCCCCCCATCGAGACgtgaaggcgagacagcagacgcgaCAAAGTTCGCTCAGAACGCGAGTCAGACGGAGGAGAGCCGGTTCTTTGCCGACCTAATCGGTAAACAG ACTACCCAGTTCCCCCCCGTGCTCGAGGACGCCCAGgactgcctcgctctcctctctctcccggagGCGTTTCTCGCCCACAAGCTACTctccgagagagcgacaatGCCGGAAGGCGCGGACGGAGGTGAAATAGAGAGTTCAGACACCGAGAGCGCCAAGCGACTGGAGGCGCCTGACGGAAGAATGAACGAGTCGGAAGGTGAAAAAGGGAGGCCGGCGGCAGCCTGCAACGCCTCATCCATTCTCGCGCAGCCTCGCGCCCCGCCGCCTGCTTCTGGGTTGTCTGTGGGGTTTCCGGTGTCTGCTTCgtgctcgtcttcctcttcgctccccgcctctccgcctgagtcttgcctcgcttctccaggTTTTTTTTCCTTGTCCCTGGAAGCTGGCGCCGCCCTGCTCCTCGGGGACCAGCTAGCGGGGGGGAGTCGAGACAGGGGCTGCAGCGGCAAGCAGgaggaggacggagaagtgACACTCTGGAGACCTGCGAGGGTAGATGACGACCG GCTGGTCCGCCTCACAGACGACCTCTACGTCCGATGTGCGGTGCGATTCGCACCAGTCCACTGCCAA gtggcgaagaagatgcgAAAGATGAATCACGAGTTCCTTCAGAGCATGGACAAGCTGGACAACCTGCATCCCGCTCTCCTGCCCTACAC GGACTTCATTTCGAAGCATTTGATGGCGCTTGCCCTCTGCGACGActtcgcggcgcctcggtgtctcttcgtcaTGGCGCAACACGAGGCTCAGGCAGCGCTCAAG ACCTTTGTCCTGGACGGCTGGACGACTGAGCACACCCGCTTGATCATTCACCAAGCCGCTCTCTACAA GGAGCTGAGCTTCTTTGAGAACGACGTCCAGCGGTACACGGCCATGCATTCTCGCCGGGCCAAGCTTCTGGCTTCGCTTGTGATGGAGCTGAACCCTCAGCACTACCTTGACCTTGT GCGGCAGATGCATTTCGAACTAGGAGAGACCTACAAGGAGATCTACGACATCAAGTGGACAGGACAAATAAACAAGGACGCGGCTCTGCTCGACGACG ATGTCGCCGAAATGGATCCCGAGGTCGTGCAGCGGGAGGAAGTCGCCC GCATGCGAAAAAGTGCAAAGCTGCACGGATACGCCGAGCGGAGCGTCGCCCATTTCTCTGCGTTCACTGAATCATTCCAGAAG GAGTACGAGTGGCTGAGGAATTTTCTTGCCCAGCGTGAGGCGGAGCTCTCCGAttcgtttctgcttcgccaACTCTCTTTG TGCGAACAGACACTCCAGCTGCTGCCGCTCCGCATTTCCAAACTGGCTGCTCTCGGGCGATAG